In Zingiber officinale cultivar Zhangliang chromosome 6A, Zo_v1.1, whole genome shotgun sequence, a single genomic region encodes these proteins:
- the LOC121998373 gene encoding uncharacterized protein LOC121998373 — protein MSSDPPDDVSVGDIGHHLPIFHFASPEAFVACPMAESGILCLETLAVSAGEDLLAKKDAARDLAIDCVVRRRGNESPGSAVGGSADVAKEAAPDEKEMEENDESDLRYADEMKVIAETETKNAAVELNGETMMDKGDVFNAEFCGKIDADAAAFGDKNAQVEEHELRKRRRRGRRRRSTIVEERRTVRYLQPFQDENKDSFAISDLVWGKVRSHPWWPGWIFGPSVASDIALSTQKEDHHLVLYFGDKTFAWCQESNLKPFQRYFTQMEKQGRGDVFGTAVNDALAEVSRHLELGMRCICSQDEAYAVLKDLWVENAGVQEGTCSCAVNKSWIMNSFEPKKMMDYIRLLAMSPCRGADTLDLVIAKAHLKAFHCTNGCLQLPVSVLHQELEDNDESLPATEINLCNGIADMLSPVSSAACFVNKELRRRSRTKRDKMYVLSGHRKRKSLSELTDDKCLPHHIDCHRNSIDRRDPLTSSTKRQKIACFYPVISGKRKMKKLDSLGDMTMASLNCSKQFRAKEHNDRIMGKSKKSPTFIKRNSPRLSQKRNAVFDYPNSQMGTGRLEKTELKDCSPYKMSSGQCLAAINPLNMDKTDKTDSFFNGFRVVSCSSEDKGVEDIGSRKQSRSQLSKSKTVLSDLASPCFIQDSYWSDIIVCSNLDEQLESKSSKGNGETQVKRLKKKEKAQKAN, from the coding sequence ATGTCGTCAGATCCACCGGATGATGTCTCCGTCGGCGATATTGGGCATCACCTACCGATATTCCATTTTGCAAGTCCTGAGGCCTTTGTTGCTTGTCCTATGGCGGAGTCTGGGATACTTTGTTTGGAAACCCTAGCTGTTTCCGCGGGGGAGGATCTCTTAGCAAAGAAAGATGCAGCGCGGGATCTGGCGATTGATTGTGTTGTTCGGCGACGCGGAAATGAGAGTCCGGGCAGTGCGGTTGGTGGTAGTGCGGATGTTGCTAAAGAGGCGGCGCCAGACGAGAAGGAAATGGAAGAAAATGATGAGAGCGATTTGAGATATGCGGACGAGATGAAGGTCATTGCGGAAACTGAAACGAAGAATGCAGCGGTCGAGTTGAATGGAGAGACGATGATGGATAAAGGTGACGTTTTTAATGCTGAGTTTTGTGGGAAGATCGACGCGGATGCAGCTGCCTTCGGGGACAAGAATGCGCAAGTGGAGGAACACGAACTGCGgaaaaggagaaggagaggaaggcgGCGACGTTCCACCATTGTAGAAGAAAGACGAACTGTGCGGTATTTGCAACCCTTCCAAGATGAGAATAAGGACAGTTTTGCAATCTCGGATCTGGTGTGGGGTAAGGTAAGGAGCCACCCTTGGTGGCCTGGTTGGATCTTTGGCCCATCAGTTGCATCAGACATTGCGTTGAGTACTCAGAAAGAGGATCACCATCTGGTACTCTATTTCGGTGACAAGACTTTTGCTTGGTGCCAAGAATCCAACCTGAAGCCTTTCCAGAGGTACTTCACTCAGATGGAGAAGCAAGGCAGGGGTGATGTATTTGGTACTGCAGTAAATGATGCATTAGCAGAGGTCTCAAGACATTTGGAGCTGGGAATGAGATGCATTTGTTCACAAGATGAAGCGTATGCTGTTCTGAAGGACCTTTGGGTTGAGAATGCTGGAGTTCAGGAAGGAACATGTAGTTGTGCTGTTAATAAATCTTGGATCATGAACTCATTTGAACCTAAGAAAATGATGGACTATATTCGGTTGTTAGCTATGTCCCCATGCAGAGGAGCCGACACCTTGGATCTTGTGATAGCAAAAGCTCATCTGAAGGCCTTTCATTGCACTAACGGTTGTCTTCAACTCCCTGTTTCTGTCCTGCATCAAGAGCTAGAGGATAATGATGAGAGTTTGCCAGCTACAGAAATAAATCTTTGTAATGGTATTGCTGATATGTTGAGTCCAGTTTCTTCAGCTGCTTGTTTTGTTAATAAGGAATTAAGGCGCAGATCAAGAACTAAGAGAGACAAGATGTATGTTCTAAGTGGGCATAGAAAAAGAAAGAGCTTATCTGAGCTAACGGATGATAAATGCTTGCCTCACCATATTGATTGTCATAGAAATAGTATTGACAGAAGAGATCCTTTGACTTCATCAACTAAGAGACAAAAGATTGCCTGTTTTTATCCTGTCATCTCGGGGAAGCGTAAGATGAAAAAACTTGATTCTTTAGGAGATATGACAATGGCATCTCTAAATTGTAGTAAACAGTTCAGGGCTAAAGAACACAATGACCGAATTATGGGAAAGAGTAAAAAGTCCCCTACTTTCATAAAAAGGAATTCACCTAGATTAAGCCAAAAGAGAAATGCAGTTTTTGATTATCCTAATTCACAAATGGGGACTGGAAGATTGGAAAAGACAGAACTAAAGGACTGCTCACCTTATAAAATGTCCTCAGGACAGTGCTTAGCTGCAATCAATCCACTTAACATGGACAAAACAGATAAAACAGACAGTTTTTTCAATGGGTTTAGAGTAGTATCTTGTTCTTCAGAAGACAAGGGAGTAGAGGATATAGGTTCTAGAAAACAGAGCAGGTCACAATTGTCAAAATCCAAGACAGTCCTTTCAGATTTGGCCTCACCTTGCTTCATTCAGGATTCATATTGGTCTGATATTATTGTTTGTAGCAATTTGGATGAACAACTTGAATCTAAAAGCTCAAAAGGAAATGGAGAAACACAAGTGAAGAgactgaagaagaaggagaaagctcaaaAAGCAAACTGA